The window CTTTCGACTTGTCCATCCTCCATATTCATCCTCCAGTGCCTGTGGGAGATCGAAGTGGTGTAATGTCACATGAGGTTCAATCCCTGCTTGAATGAATAGTATTAGTCCAAGGTATTGTTCACTTTAACTAGGCTTTTATCGACAAAACAAATACTTCAAAAATGACAGCATATGCTTGTGGTTCAGTTTGACCATGGCTGATTAGCTCATTGATGAGGTTGTTGTAGTACTGCAAGCCTCTTGGGTTGATAGGTCCCCGCCCgtctgataaaaaaaaatgtaatatgaTAAGAGGACAGCATGAAACTCTATTATTTCCATTTTCTGTTCTCGATGGATTTACAACCAAATGAATCTTACTCGGGATTAGTCTCGACCACGAGATTGAAAATCTGTATGCTTCTAATCCCGTATCCGCCATGAGTTGGACATCTTCCTGCATAAATTCACGTCAACCATAAgcccgagagagagagtatgCCAAGATAGTTGCAGGTTAGTAACGGTGAAATGAGATTAATATCTTTCCATAGCCAAGACTTCTCAGTTGGATGTTCTCTTGCTCATTTTCGGGCAATTCTTATACCTTATATTGGTGATACTGATCGCACGCAACATCTCCATTTGCTCCACGAGTAATCCCTGAAATTCCGAGCATAGCAAAGTCAACAAAACCAAATGAGATAGACACTGCTATCGATTCCTAATCTTCTCTAAACATTTTATAATACATCCGACTTTCAGCATAGTTCATCTTATCAGAAAATTTTATCTCCGGAAAGGAATGCTGCCAATATGGAGGATTCACCAGAACCCCCTTCAATTACTTCTTGACGACTGTGGTAATCAATATCAACTCATCCATGCCCGAAAAAGAAGACTCACTAACCCGAATGGGCATAAGTGTCGAATATACTCAGAGTCCTTCCATCTTCTTTCGCTGCACCTTCGACCTTCAAATTCAACCATCCCATACTTCCAATCATTTCTTCAATTCTTAATCACTTAATTCAACCAAAAGAATATATTAACTGAATACAAGTGGAGACCTGATAAGCAGAGGTTCCTGCCCCAAATACAAACCCAGAAGGGAAGTCATGCCGGTTATACCGATCAGCACCAGACACTCCTCCCACTCCCAAGCTCACCATGAACAGCAAGAACTTGCAGAGCCTCCACATCGTCTTCCGCGTCCTCTTTTCTTTGCGGCCAAAGAACTGAAAACTTCTGCAACTCTCTCACAGAAGAACAATGGAAAGGCTCCAAGCTTCTCCTCCCTGGGCTCCCCTCAGGACCATCATCTTCATATCAGCCACATGTATTCACAGAAACAGCCGTACATACAGACAAACAcctttctcattttctttcccTCCGCTTTCCCATTTCCTTCTGCAGCAGTTTCTTTGTCTGTTTTATCCACACGTATAACCCGGCATATAGAGCAGCGCCTGAAATACGTAACCGATGAATTTTTTACATATTATGCTCAGTGTCTGATGGGCAGTGAGTGAAAAGGGAAGATTTCATTTTCGTGGTGATGGTAGGAAGACTACTTCGTTTCGGACTATAGCTGCTGATATTCACTGGAAGCTGCCTaattcccttctttttttggttttttacGAATGATGTTCCTTGTATGCTTACGTGTAAAGCAGAGGTTGTCTGGTAATACTAGGACCACGTATGGAAACATGTTACAGCTGGTTGTTTTCATCGGTGCCAAGCCATTCACCTGCCAATCCTGAATGATGGGACATGGCTCCAGTTTTCTGCTTCTAGTTTTCAAAGCGTTTTGAGAAGATTCTTTTCGAAGCATTGTCGAGTCCGTCCTTTGTTATTTCTCGGAAACTTGGAATAGTCTTTCATGTAAGAATTCGTCCGAGTCGAAAAGAACAGCAGCACAAAATGGAACGAaatgcattccatgagaaaaaaaaaggtatattGTTGGACGTAGAGATCAGTCCCTCTCTGAACAATGAACGTGCTTGTACATTTTTGTTGAACAGTAAAGGAATTTACTCGATGACAGTACTGGGAGAAATCGTCGTTAAATTTTGCCGAAGTTCGATTGAGCTTTCCGAGCCCAGGTCCACCCTTCCTCCCTTGAGGAATTGGGAATACCAGTGAGCAGAGTGTTTGGGGTATCTTTTCAGATCCGGGTCGTCAAGATCCACATAGTACAGCCCAAAACCTGAGTCATACCCGTCTAAGAGTTCGAACACATCCATGAACGACCACGTGAAGTAGCCCCTCGCGTTTGATCCATTCCTTTTACAAAAGATAGGGAAGCAAAAGAAACCACTTCTTGTCATCGAACGGGGCAAGGAACAGGACAAAGCTAAAACGCATTGACTTGTTAACCAAGAAAGGAGCGATATGCCATGAGGTGTACCTGAGGCTATCAAGCAGAGCTCCGATGTATCCTTGCAGCAATTCAACCCTTGGCACATCCTCCAGCGTCGCGTTCCGTGGCATCATTTGTCCTGAGCAGAATCAAGACTTTCTTTCTGATTTACTAACTCCTTTCACGGTTATACAAAGCAAACAAATTTTATCCGAACAAAAGGTCAGAGACAGAACGACACCATTTTCGTGGATATAAATTGGAGGGTTTCCATAAGTTTGCTTGATGTACTCCAGCACGCCTTGCAGAGCCCACGGTTTCAACTGAAACCACCATCTTCATTAGGCATTACTATGAAAACAGAATGTAACCAAGATCAGCTGCATTCAACTAATGAGCTTACCTCGAACAATGACGAGTTCTTCTGCTGAACTGCCAAGATGGAAAGGAACCCTTTTTAGTTACTTCTACTTCGAATTTGGTGATTCGTGATGACACTCGTACCCATGGTTTCATACAATTTTCCTATAAGTTGCTCTGGAGATACAATGAATATTGTCGAAGGCATTGACGATAAAAACCAACAAGGCGTAAAATTGGATACATACATTTTAGCTCTAATGCTGTGTCTGCTTGATAGTCCCTTAGTGTCACGTCTAAGCTCCGAGAATTATCCATGACTTTCACAGCGTCGTAGAAGTTTATCCCGAGAAAATCAAACGAACCCTTGACTAGTTTGGACTCGAGAGGCGTGAAGGAAGGGATTCTTGGCCCCGCATTCTTCTTCATGGTCTCAGGATAGTCCCCATAAACAAGGGGATCTGCCAACCTTCATTAACAAACAAAGGAGGTGCAGTTCCACAAGACGTCTCTTTTTAAGAATCAAAGCTCGAACTATATATTAGATAAACGGTCGCATCAAAGGAGACCAACTTTATCAAAGATATGGTTTTTACGAAAAATTCTTACCAAccgaaataaaaatcataggCTCTTTGAGTCGCAATGATGTCTTCAGTTGAGTTggtgaatggagaaaaatgATAAGCGAAGATGTTAAACCCAATGTATCCCTTTTGCCTTTCCTGCATCAGGAACAGAAATAAAGAAATGACAATTTCTTCAATACAAGCATAGAAATTTTGAAGTTCAGGAACTTGTTTTGACTGGTAAGTTAGCATGTTCTTTGCCTGGTATATGTTCTTGTAGGTTCTTGCAGCTGATGCATGAGCTAGAAGGATATTGTGAGCCGCCAAGTATGGTTCGATGGAAGAGTTGCCCTGCGAACAATTGACTAATCCAAAAGGGAAGGAGCATCGCTGAGGTGGCAGGATCCCGCTATCATAACCCGCCAACACGAACACGTTTGCCTCGTTAAAAGTTGTCCAATGCCGAATTCTGTCGCCGAACTCTCTGAAACATACTTCCGCATACACGGTAAAGTCCTTCCTGCATTATCATCCCAAACAATACTAAAACAACTTGCTGTGCTTCGAATTGGAGCAATATCAATAgaggaaaagagagaagacGTCTATTATGATTTAAGAATTGTACACTATTTTCCGATTTATCCACCCTCCATACTCATCTTCTAATGCCTGCGGGAGATCGGCATGATGTAATGTCACGTGAGGTTGAACTCCTGCttaatttaatcaaaaaataagtaaaagttAGAGGCGAATTctattgaaatttattttaactGGTGAGTTCGTAATTTACGTGCAATATGATTGAGTATGACCGTGGCTGATCAGTTCGTCGATGAGGTGGTTGTAGTATTGCAAGCCCTTTGGGTTGACAGGCCCTCTCCCATCTGACAAACGGAATACAAGAAGATAACAATGATAAAGCGATTAGGAGGACTCCTATTCAAGATATATAATCAGGAATGAGTTTCGATAACCAATGTACTTGGAATAAGCCGTGACCACGAGATGGAGAATCTATATGCTTCTAGGCCTGTTTCCACCATGAGTTGCACATCTTCCTGCATCAAAATGAAAACCAAAACAATCTCACAAGAAAATTCACAGAATACAGATTAAACAATGGGATACAACGACTGCTCTTCAAGGCCAAGATTTgctcttttatatttattctgATCCTTTTAACGATTCGTCCGAGGTATTTTGTATACCTTGTACTTGTGGTATTGATCACATGCTACATCGCCATTGGCTCCATGGGTAAGCCCTGAAAGTGCGATTGGTGTTAAGCATCTAAAGCAATCTTCATAGACCATGTATTGGATTGCTTTCTGAATGGCAAAACCAAGCTAGTGCCGAATTCTGTCGGACACTCAGGCATGAATATGACCCGCCACAACTTATTGACAGTAGAAGACACTTCTGCTTTAACATTTGACAACATTGACAATGGGATGGAACATGGAAGAAGAGACAGACCAGAGTGGGCATAAGTGTCGAATATACTCGGTGTCCTTCCATCTTCATTCGCCGCACCTTCAACCTGCAATCACCGCAAAATGAAAGAAGAATTTACCGAAATGGACTGACTCCAATAATTCTGAAACAGGATGAAAACGGGAACATCACAGGACCTGATAAGCAGAGGTTCCTGCACCAAACACGAAGTCGGAAGGGAAGTCGTGCCGGCTATGCCGATCAGCCCCCGAAACTTCGGCTGCCAAAAAACTTGCCCAAACCAGCAGAAGTTCACATAGCTTCCACATCTCTTCCGATCAAGAAGCAGAAAAACCCATCTTTTGCTTCAGAAGAAACAGATATAGAAGCCATATTCCTTTGTGTGGTCCTCTTTAGACCACCCGATTCATCAGAACCACACAGACAAGGAATCTAATGGAAGCTGCTGCTCTGTTCCAATGCCTTTGCCCGTAATGTCTGTTGTCACCTTATGTGTAATGCCATCATTGGCGTCACGACAAGGGGTCCTATTTTTCTGCTAATGGGCTGCAAGTTGAGTGGACCATTTGGAGGCTCATCCTGGCCGTTGGTTCTCTACTGTTGTTAGGATTCAATGTACTCATTTGTTAACCAAGTTCACATGTATTTAGTCCGAGAATGAGTTGATTTACCAAACCGGATCACGTTCGTGAGTTCGCCACTAGAACTTAAGGCTTGCGGAGAATTTTTGGTCAGAAGGTGTGGTTCTGACTGGACAAGATCGATTTGGTGACTCACGAGACTCAAAATGCATGTGTATCAACGTGATATTATCGTTccgtttgattttacaatcgcgtttttaaaattttaactataacttttaactctactcactacacaataaaaatcaacaacacaattattatatatttttataaattttttaatcattcaattcaatttttaatattaaattatcacaactatctattattttttttcataattcaacaatacaatcattactttttcttaactattaattactttttcatactttttctcataattcaacgacacaatcattacagctcaattaaaatcaaaactcaattatactttttaactctaaaaccaaacgcaccatatattttttttcctcggaGAGGAACATACGATAGTATTCACTGTTCAGCAATTGGAGCACAACCCGGTAATGTTTGCATCTCCAACTCGTACACAGCTTTGGATACTTAGAACTATTGTCGACTATTGAGCCATCAGAGTTGTTGGACATTATCTTAGAGCGCAGGCTCCTTCTGCCAGTGGAAGTATCCGTCAACATCTACGCAGAAAGCATGGTTCATCGGGAATATGCTGCCCGGCGAGCTGGGCCAGTATGCCCTGTCCCTCGGTGATTCAGGACTGAAGGTGGGGTTCCCGGGACTCCTTTCACTGTCTGGAGCTGCTCGAGAGTGGCCAATGCATCAACCATGAGGGGCCGGCTCTTGGGATCCAAACTGAGGCACTGCAGTGCCAGTGCTGCTGTGGCTTGAGCTTCCTTCTTGGAGTACTGGCCCCCGAGCCTCGTGTCCATAACCCTTACCATTCGCTTTCCGTCACTTAAAAACGGAGTTGCCCATTCTACGAGTGTCTCTCCCACATAGCCGCCTCCTCTCTCATCATCCATTGCCCGTCTCCCTGAGAGTAGTTCCAGCAGGACAACTCCAAAGCTGTACACATCACTCTTCGGTGTCAAGTGACCTGTGCATTATTCGACTCCAGGCTCATCAAATTCCTACTGGTAACTTATATTGTGACAGAGACCGAATTAACATCAACAATCTTTGTCTTTAACATTCCAACTTTTTGTTATTGGATTCTCCTGAGAGGTCCAACTAATTACGGTATTTATTCAATTCCTAATAGTTAAGAATACGAGTAGCAAAAGTAAACCTGTCGCAACATATTCAGGAGCTGCATAACCCCGAGTTCCCACAACTCGTGTCGAGACATGAGTTTTATCTCCAGTGGGGCCATCTCTTGCCAAACCAAAGTCCGAGAGCTTGGCATTATAATCCTGAACAAATGTTATATCAGAATAGCAAAGTTGTTTAATGATTACACAGGTTGACGAGAATTACAGAACAAGGAGGAATTTCTAGGCACTTGAGGTTACCGAATCGAGTAAAATATTGGAAGCTTTCAAGTCACGGTGGATCACATTTGCATCTAAACCATGTAGAATGGACAATCCATGAGCAACACCTACGGCGATCTTCATCCGAATTGTCCAAGGAATAGGTTGGACCCCTTCTGCATAATGTAAACGCTAACGTCCATTTGAGTTTCTGTTAAGTGAGAAAAACCAAAAACAAATTGACATAGTTAACTTACTTCTGAACAAGTGGTTCTCGAGACTTCCTTTGGCCATAAACTCGTAGACAAGAAGCCTATTCTCCGACTCCGAGCAGTAGCCTATAAGTTTTACGAGATTTTCATGGTGGAGCTGACCCAGGTAGTTGACTTCGGCCTGCCAAGTTCGGAGACATCCATCTGTTAACATCGGAGATTAACTGAGCacggagaaagaagaagaaatggagCAGTTGAAGTTCAGATGCGAAATCCACGTACGAGCCATTCCCTGTGGCCTTGAAAGCTCTCTGGCTTGAGCTTCTTTATTGCCACGGCGATCCCAGTCCCAGGTTTCGTGGGCCCTAATGTGTTCTCGTCGATCCACCCTTTGAAGACACACCCGAAACCTCCTTCCCCGAGAAGGCTATCAGGGCGGAAGTTCTTGGCGGCAGCTCTCAGTTCGTTGAAGTTAAATGACTTGAGATTGTTACAGACCAGTGTCCTAGCTTTGGGGCCTAGGATCAGTTTCTCTGAGCTTATCAGAGCTGATCCTGGACCCGAGGAGGCGGAATCCTGCTTGGCCTTACTAGGAGGCCTGGTAATCTCTAAAAGCGGGATACAATGATCCATAAGAATTGATATCGATAACGAGCAGAATAGAGTGATGTTATCATGAATTAATCCAAGTTGTTACACCAGGTAATGAACTAATTGAACTCGATGCCATTGAATTTTAAGCGACGAAATACTTGATAAACATTATCTACGATGTTTAAATTACAAAACTTTTGGGGCAGGCGGATATAGAAATATTATATGTACTGCAATCAAACCCGAATTTGCTGACATCTCACATACATGATGTAATGCTCAATATCCTCACAACACAACTGAAGGCTAAGAGTATGATGAAACTCGATCTAATAATGAAATTCCATTGATATAACAAACCGAGACAGTCAATCTCAGTAAAGAGAGGGCACTGAGAACAAAGAAACCGACCAGAGAACTTGTTGGAAGAAGCATGGGCACACTTTGCAGGCTTTCCCAGGCAACCTCCCATGGCGGAAGCCTTCGGAGGCAACTGCTGGAGGATTCGAAAGATAACAGCCGAAGAATAGAGCTCAGCAGATATACGGGGGAAGCGAAAAAATGGCACGGGAGGGGCCCCATTTTGATGAAGGGAAGCTCGAGCAGTTGCAGAACAGAGGAGAAGAGCAGCAGCAAGAAGTCAAGGGGAAGAATTCTACGccattaaaaaatcaaacccCTGACTCAGAGGAGATCTTCCCTCCCATTCAATGGCAATGATGAGGCCACGCTTTGAACATCTAATATTTGACCATGGTTTGATCAAGTGAAGCTAGTTATGCGTTCTTGCTTTCGGAATGACTCGGTCCATTCCCCGCATTTATGGTCTTCCAAGAATTCAAGAATTGAGCCGTTGGTTGGTTCTTATAGGCCGTGTCAAGCCTTTTCTTCTCAGATGCCATGGGAATGCTTTACAGAAGCCCTTCTCAATCTGAGTGATGTGAAGTCAAGAGGGACAGCCATGGCATCGTCACTTCTGTCTGACGAGCGAAGGGGAAGGATAGT of the Punica granatum isolate Tunisia-2019 chromosome 6, ASM765513v2, whole genome shotgun sequence genome contains:
- the LOC116209801 gene encoding probable serine/threonine-protein kinase PBL2 isoform X2 codes for the protein MGGCLGKPAKCAHASSNKFSEITRPPSKAKQDSASSGPGSALISSEKLILGPKARTLVCNNLKSFNFNELRAAAKNFRPDSLLGEGGFGCVFKGWIDENTLGPTKPGTGIAVAIKKLKPESFQGHREWLAEVNYLGQLHHENLVKLIGYCSESENRLLVYEFMAKGSLENHLFRRVQPIPWTIRMKIAVGVAHGLSILHGLDANVIHRDLKASNILLDSDYNAKLSDFGLARDGPTGDKTHVSTRVVGTRGYAAPEYVATGHLTPKSDVYSFGVVLLELLSGRRAMDDERGGGYVGETLVEWATPFLSDGKRMVRVMDTRLGGQYSKKEAQATAALALQCLSLDPKSRPLMVDALATLEQLQTVKGVPGTPPSVLNHRGTGHTGPARRAAYSR
- the LOC116211736 gene encoding beta-glucosidase 11-like isoform X1 gives rise to the protein MWKLCELLLVWASFLAAEVSGADRHSRHDFPSDFVFGAGTSAYQVEGAANEDGRTPSIFDTYAHSGLTHGANGDVACDQYHKYKEDVQLMVETGLEAYRFSISWSRLIPNGRGPVNPKGLQYYNHLIDELISHGVQPHVTLHHADLPQALEDEYGGWINRKIVKDFTVYAEVCFREFGDRIRHWTTFNEANVFVLAGYDSGILPPQRCSFPFGLVNCSQGNSSIEPYLAAHNILLAHASAARTYKNIYQAKNMLTYQSKQVPELQNFYACIEEIVISLFLFLMQERQKGYIGFNIFAYHFSPFTNSTEDIIATQRAYDFYFGWLADPLVYGDYPETMKKNAGPRIPSFTPLESKLVKGSFDFLGINFYDAVKVMDNSRSLDVTLRDYQADTALELKFQQKNSSLFELKPWALQGVLEYIKQTYGNPPIYIHENGQMMPRNATLEDVPRVELLQGYIGALLDSLRNGSNARGYFTWSFMDVFELLDGYDSGFGLYYVDLDDPDLKRYPKHSAHWYSQFLKGGRVDLGSESSIELRQNLTTISPSTVIE
- the LOC116211736 gene encoding beta-glucosidase 11-like isoform X4 codes for the protein MWKLCELLLVWASFLAAEVSGADRHSRHDFPSDFVFGAGTSAYQVEGAANEDGRTPSIFDTYAHSGLTHGANGDVACDQYHKYKEDVQLMVETGLEAYRFSISWSRLIPNGRGPVNPKGLQYYNHLIDELISHGVQPHVTLHHADLPQALEDEYGGWINRKIVKDFTVYAEVCFREFGDRIRHWTTFNEANVFVLAGYDSGILPPQRCSFPFGLVNCSQGNSSIEPYLAAHNILLAHASAARTYKNIYQERQKGYIGFNIFAYHFSPFTNSTEDIIATQRAYDFYFGWLADPLVYGDYPETMKKNAGPRIPSFTPLESKLVKGSFDFLGINFYDAVKVMDNSRSLDVTLRDYQADTALELKFQQKNSSLFELKPWALQGVLEYIKQTYGNPPIYIHENGQMMPRNATLEDVPRVELLQGYIGALLDSLRNGSNARGYFTWSFMDVFELLDGYDSGFGLYYVDLDDPDLKRYPKHSAHWYSQFLKGGRVDLGSESSIELRQNLTTISPSTVIE
- the LOC116209801 gene encoding probable serine/threonine-protein kinase PBL2 isoform X1; its protein translation is MGGCLGKPAKCAHASSNKFSEITRPPSKAKQDSASSGPGSALISSEKLILGPKARTLVCNNLKSFNFNELRAAAKNFRPDSLLGEGGFGCVFKGWIDENTLGPTKPGTGIAVAIKKLKPESFQGHREWLAEVNYLGQLHHENLVKLIGYCSESENRLLVYEFMAKGSLENHLFRKGVQPIPWTIRMKIAVGVAHGLSILHGLDANVIHRDLKASNILLDSDYNAKLSDFGLARDGPTGDKTHVSTRVVGTRGYAAPEYVATGHLTPKSDVYSFGVVLLELLSGRRAMDDERGGGYVGETLVEWATPFLSDGKRMVRVMDTRLGGQYSKKEAQATAALALQCLSLDPKSRPLMVDALATLEQLQTVKGVPGTPPSVLNHRGTGHTGPARRAAYSR